TGTAGaatgtagaaaaaaacattgacgACTCAACCACAAAGGATTTGATTAAATCAAAAAGTAAATGTGAAGAAATCATTGAAAGTCGAGCAAAACTGTAGTAAATGAAGTTTAGCCCATTGAACATGTCTTCACAcaaaaaaagatatgaaaatcaaattaattattaaaagacAGCCTACAATGGTTTCACTTTTTATCCAGAATTCATATTTCAGACTGTTATTTGTTGCTCACTCactttaaatgatttcacaCTTGGCTTTTAATCTCAAAGATTTCAAGCTGTTTACATGAAATTAAGTGCACATGTTGCCAATGACAAGTCTATTTGTATGAGTAGAAGGCCCATATTTCTGGGCTTATATATGTCAAGTTATTCCCTTTGACCTACTGTAAAGAAATGATCAAGCATTGGCATGTATCTCCTgttgcaaaattgaaaatattgctacaaaatattttcatttcaatattttaagtgtttttcagGCCTGTGCTTGGagattacaattaaaaaaatgttaaagaagaataaacaaattattaccCAGGTGCTATATTTCAAAGAATTACTAACCAGAGCTAAATATCATTAAGGAACCTTTATTTCCCCTAACACAGAGCCACTCTGAGACCCACAATGGAAATACCATGGCCGGtgtttgtattcaaatatatatatattagtcagattttttcttatttaaaattcattttcaatcatatattaatgtttaaatgtattggcTGTGTAATATCGTAAAGTTGTTTATGCTTATGCCTGTGCccttttataaacataatgtcCAATCCTCAAGATAAACCACTTGCCCAAAGCTCGGGACAAACAAAATTGCATAAGGGCAAATCAGCTTGTCTGATTGTGCAAGTTAAAAGATTTAGTGCAGACAGGAAAAAATAATCAGAATAAAGACAATAAGACAATAAGAATGGTACAAATAAAGGCTTTGTGCCAATATCAAAGCACATTTTATACTAGCATTATAGCAAATTGTTGTTGCCAACCTCATTGAATATTGGACATCTTTTATCatgggaaaaaaacaacaaaatacaaatatagtaAACAGATCTTGTCTTCCAAGACATTGGAAAAAATCCAATCATGTTAACAATGTGTTTTGGCAAGTGAAAGTGGCTTTGGGCAAGTGAAAGTGGCTTTGGGCAAGTGAAAGTGGCTTTGGGCAAGTGAAAGTGGCTTTGGGCAAATTCATTTCGACACCTTCCTGCCCGAATTGgcaacacaaataaaaatagcATTGTGAATACTTTAATATGTCCTTTTTATACATTCAAGATTATTACCGGTAACATTTGAAAGTTTGCACTCTTAAATGTGAATATTGTATTTGGATGTAATATCTGGTACTTACcagtaatttgatttttatacaGAATACTTTAATTTATTCAGATTGCATATTACAATAGTATctcaaatgtttgtattaatcattagctacatgtacaaaactatttacatttattgtaaaaagtGAACATAACATAATAGAGATTTTAATAACAGTTGTAACAGTTGTAATTAAATCATCACAGAAATATTCTTTTATATCTATTTAGAATCTCACCGGATGTATTTTAGTTGATATTACTTTAAAGAAGACTTTTCTTACTTGTTTACagatttaaatgcaatttaaataaatcttagATTACATACTGTTGTGTTGTTTAAGAGTGCTGTCCAAAATAGTcctgaaatgaaatgtttccTAACCAATGTTGAACTTGAGGtaatgttaactttttaaatgctatttttgtAAGACCAGttatgtgaaataaatttggatgataaaatgaaaagttaaagtATGGGATTTGATGTGATGCAGATTGTGAGAAGCCACTTAAATATAGCacttttattttggttttgttATTATTCTGACTGAGAGATTAAAAGCCTGACATGGTCATGCCTCAGATTTCCTAACATGAGGCTTTGAATGAAAAGTgggcatatttatttataatgccATAAAATGATGGTATAAAATACCATTgagtgaaatattaaaatgtgtttccCAATAAAGCATATCTGAGTGGACAAATCGGCTAAGTGAATCCACAACGACATATCATCATGTGTTGAGCGAATAGACCAAGTGGATTTTCAACAACAGTGAGATATTTGCATCAATAGCTAATGTAAATATGGATCAATGGAGCTTGAAAAATATCCTAAAGGTATGTTGAGATATTTTCTCAACAGATGTATTGATCATAGGCAGCTTTACATACAGGTAGTGGTTAAGTCAAAGAGGTTTGTAGTTTGCTGCAGTTCAATATGCAATAAGTACTTGTGTGTGGGTATGTTATGTTGAATATATTAGTATTCCTGTAGATAGTTTCTTGTTGATTCTAAAGCTGCGCTCTAACAGAactactgttttgacaacttttgacaTATATTGTCATGGAACGAGCTAAAAGCggtactaatggtttaagaaaaacgcataaaacatcaatttttcaacCTACACATTAAAATTGGTGAcctcattttttgtcagcagtcttatatcactgatttccatgcattttcgcataaattggctcattccaagacaacatatttaaaagttgtcaacacattcaatctgtgagagtgcagctttaactttaAATTACAAATCATTGTGTGAAAGCACCATATAATAGCAATCTAAATAACTCTGACCTGTGAGTTTTAAAATCAATAGTTAACCTATTAaatagattttttatttattgaaacacagTTTAAATAATGTGATGACTTATcagtataaatattattaagaaataatttatatttatactttataaaagTCTCGTATGGTGTCACAAAGATCAAGTTTTTATgatgtttaaatgttcattttaactATCTCAACCTACATCTACATAACATTAACACAGTTTCAGACACTGAGTGCTGATATGGACAGCCAGAGATACCTATCACAGAATGTATCCAAGGTTCTAGAAGATATCGGGGTCAGCAAATACATTGTTGAAAAGAGGAGGAGAACATGGCTTATGCTGGAGACCAATGCCTCTCTCTCTGCTAAGCTTTCTGGATCAGATATCACTGTGTATCACTTTGGGAGTCAGAGTGAAGGCACAACCACACCCGGAATGATGTCAGATGTTGACATGTTATCCATGTATAATAATGAAGTGGTTCTGCAAGAGTTTAGTGACTTTCAGCCTGGAAAAAAGTGCCTCCTTATGGTAAAGACTGATTCTTCTCCTCCACAACACTGCTACCTCCAACGATTAAAATTAGATCTCCCACAACCATTGACAAAGCGACTTTGGCCTGATGATGTTATTGATGACAAGGGACGAGTCCTGATAAGTAACACATGGTTTGATAAGATACTTGGTGAAGAGGGGAAGGTCTTGTCTCACGGTCCATCTAGAAGTTGGATGGAAGAAGTCGACATTGTGGTCGCTTTTTCCTGCGAAAAACTTCCAGAGGAATGTAAGTTTATGTTTCACAGACCGCGCCCTGGACACTGGCCTAAACTTGAGACATTGGGCAGAGCCAGGAAACAGCCAGCATGTCTTGTACCTCAAGGGCATCCAGAAACTCCATGGTTCTTACCGGAGTGGAGATTTTCTACTTCACTGATAGAGAGGTTGCTTGTGTTTGACTTCACAACAACACAGATCAAGGTGTACACATTGCTAAAAATGATCAGGAAAACCTTCATTAAACCACATCTTGGAGAAAAATTCAGCACTTTTCACATCAAAACTGCAATGATGTTTACTATTGAAAGTTATCCTGAGGATATTTGGAGGGAGGACAATATTGTGCAGTGTGCCATCTATTGCCTCACAACAATACAAAGATGGCTGAAGATAGGTCATTGTCCCCACTTTACTATTGCTGATGTGAACTTGTTTGTTGGAAAACTTCATGAGAATGATAGGGTGTTTGTCTATGATTTCATATCCAGGATTATTTCGGACTGTTTGCagtgtatatttttcattactATGGATGATTTTGGTTCAAAACTCTTGAAACAAATCGCTCCGCTGAGGTGTGTGAGTCGTGTTGATGCATTGAGTGAACGGATTGAAACCTACACATCCATTAGAAAGGACTTGTATATCAAAATACTGAAAGGTCTTTGTAGATTACGAATTCAAATACTTGAACAGATGGACACGCATAACTCCCTAtgtgaaaaagtgttgttgCTCTTGGAAACAGAGTTTAGTGGCATTGGGTCTAAGGGTACAGAAGCAGAGAGGACCATAAGTAAAATGCTTTTTCCAATGATGTTTGGGCACATTGCATCGGCTAAAGCTTCATTGTGCATTGAAAGAGGGTGTGAAGTAGGTACAGACATTTCCAGTCTCTATGAGAAGTCATTCAAGTTTGACTTGTTATCAAACAGACTCAAGTATGCCTTTATGTTGTACTGCAGTGGGCAGTATCAGGCAGCTGCCAAGGAGCTTTCATTCTGTGAACATCTGTTTGGGTACCATGTCTGGAACTTCTGCAGTTGTAGTAAACATGGATCAGACCCTGACATGGACGATGAAGGATTTAACTGGGCATTACATCACAATGAGCAATACTCACTTCAAATATGTGTAGCTTTGTGTGTAAAGTTTTCaagatttgaaacattttgcatACCAAAGCATTTAGGGTATGAGATGTATAGGACACACACCCTTGCAGACTTCCAGGAAAGACACTTCAAGAATGATGCCTGGATGAGTTATGCCGTTGTTGATGCTGTTCCGCTCATGTTTTACCTCCAGTTCCTCACATACAGGCAACTCAACATGTCTGAGAAAAAGGTAACTGCCTTGGAGAAACTAGACAGCTACGCCTTCTACCCCAGGGGCTCCCCAGGCCATATAGACACTATCTGCAACATGCTGGGGCACTGCTACGAGCTGGAGAACAACCTGGAAGAAGCTTCGACCTTTTACAAGGATTCTTTATATGTGAGGCCAAGAAACAATGCTGCCATCTGGCACATCATCCGACTGATACGCAATGCTTTATACAAGCAATAAGTCTTGGGTTAATTTTAGACATTTTTATGTTAGGTTTTTTCATGGCCAACAATAAAAGGTAGGTAGGTCAGAATCATTAAACAGTCGAAATCTGTTTGCTCGATACCTGAGGGAGCAGCCAAAACACTTTGAGCATCGCGAATATAGAGCTTAGCAGTTATGGTtacatagagtaaaaaaaatTGGTCTTTCACATCAAGTTCGAGCTAACAAGGAAATCAAGTCGAGCCATATCAAGCCGACAGGCTTCAACTGTATATAcactatttatattttagttgtGTCTCATATTCATTCACACTTTAAGAAGGCACAATTTGGTCTAGGTTCATTTATGTGTCTTTCTTGTGCAAAAAACTATGAACTCTGTATCCAAAAAGGAGaggaaaaaaatgttagaaagaATTGTCTGCTGGCAATAAAAAGTTGAGCGCAAAAGAAACtggaaacgttttgttttactttaacaTGGCACTGTCTGAGAGTTTGCATTTCCTAAAAGATGCTTTTAAGACAAGTAGAAATGTTGGACTCGGGTACCCGACCAACAATGACCTGCAGGCATAACCACACCTGGACCCATATACAAATGTTTCACACCACAAATTAAACACAACATAGAATATTAGTAATACTGTTTCATCCTGtgacatgaaaaataataggCCCTTCTTAATTAAACAAGAGGTGTCATAAGACAGCGCTAGACTACATTGTTTTGACTTAGAAGAGATTACAAGTATGAtgtaaggccacaccaaattaatgtttcgttcctcggatttttgccaaaaaaaattggagcgagcaaGCGAAAAAAACGAAGCGAGCGCAgagctaaaatatatttttccttatattcaatataaatgagaaagattgttcaatataattgccctcaaaaccattttaatgccatcttgaactgaacctctaatggacattaggaaaatgtcggaatgcatactatttattcatccgtgtttagtacaaacatatggataaatctaatttcttatataattaaaacatactttaatatgacgatcattcataataataaataaccctgcttttagtaaaaagtttgaaactgatataaatctacctgaataattttaacatcatatgcaactgtatttagacatactaaggattgattttggatttgtaaaaaatgatcacttacacaggcatcatcaaacatcaatctccatataacatagactaaattttgtttttattatcacaggaaatgcaatgacatgtgcttatcaaaacaaaaaaaaaacaagggtatttttcagagtactttttttggttatttagatgtttttatgtaccagccaattgtatatgccccccaagtctggaatagcagggactttgacttccggtctctcaaaacccgggtaaaatccccgaccTGTAgagacacactgctggtaaaatccccgccaaatggcCGCGCAACCCCggatacctatgtgaggcccattcccgactattttcaatatgaagacaaaaccacattcactaggcactgcggggccacctgaaaggtataAACACAGCCCGtagcctctgctgtccccggtatacccctggaacagggcgaggggtgggcggggcagtggttacaattgacacgTGCATTAGTAtgattacaatcccggattatgctgcaaataaaaacaaaatataagatgataaacttaggcttacttatgttgaggtgtAATCCAGACCattgtttatatcgctatttgtgaaaagatatttgttcaaaaatgttgttttgtcagaatttgatcaaaaatgagcttgatacatcaatttggaccaaacaatgactcatgttccagttaagttgccCTGTCAATTTGCGATTCtagttcactttttaatttgattgttttattgcttttgacaggcacatattacatcattattgtatttacttctaagtcaaagcggcgtacatagtcgagcgcgctgccTTACAACAGCTCTTGTTCTATTAacagtaactttgaccttgaccttgatcctaggggcctcaaatgctttcccatgaaaggtctccataaactctttgtatataccaagtttggtcactatatgccaaacctagctaaaatttgATACATTAGGTGTCTTTGATGCTGCACTCCCACCAGCcagcccgaacaatgacgcaagtaataacttgttttcactttatgaaaacctggttaagaataaaaaaatgtgcctgtccaaagaaattaaaagaaaaaaaaggtgaatcaagggccataatttgtattttgggttaaaatgatgttatataACCTTATTGTAACCttcttgccctaaaacttaagcAGAcaccgacgctggggcgagtagtaaagccctccttattcttcgaataatcaagctaaaaatatattgaacaatcaCTTTCAAGTTAATCAACCCAGGTAGAActggaaatatttatattgaaaactgtttatatatcaTGTAAAAGGATGGGGATATGAATTTTCCAGTCATCCTTTCATTTGTGACACAAATTTATTGATCAACTGATATTTTTGGTCTTATATGTTGCTGTATGATAAAAGTTCCCCTGTATCCACAGCTAAGTAGTTCCCCTGTATAGAAAGCTAAGTAAATCTGGAATACTGAAATCAATAAACAAGAAAGCATCACTTTATAAAGTTTATTATGTCTATcagatataaattaaaaataaataaataataaaaacacataaataaaatattgtttatactCAACACTTTGTGAAGATCTGCTAGCATCGCAAACTACTCGTAATATGGATCACTTATTGTAagtacaaaaacatttcaatatgaCTATCACCATCCGATTGTACAAATCTGGTTAAGTCTTGGTCAATGATAGCCAAAACATTTATTGGAAGGTCAATATCTTTCCGACAATTACTATTTACCCATTAAATGTGATCATTAAATGTGCACACTAGCTTAACAATAACctgtgaaaacttaaaaaatttgaaacattcatttACACCCTTTAGTATTGTTACAGTACTTTACTTGCAGAAAACAAAGACAAGAACACCTATGGAAATAAAGGTAGCTGCTGTATTCTTCACACACAAACAACATGTCCTTTTTTACcagtcaatcaaggggcataatttatcaaatattttagaattattgGAATCACTACACAAACGATATAGTTACtggacaaatattaaatgtgtaCTAAATGACATGTCTACATCAAAAGTGTTTTTCAACGTTATGGCCAACCCACTGACAATTACATCAAAACTGATAAGATATTTTCCCTgcttcttcgaaaaacagacaaacttATACAAAACTTCTGAAAAAAGGTAATATGAGCCTAATTTTGGTACAATATTGTTTGATTgcttaattcatttaaataacattttaggAAGCAATACTGAAAATATCATGATGAGATCTCTATAAGTTTACAAGTAAGACCTTGCATTGaccattttgaatactaaatttaaCACCACTTTAAAAAGTAGTTATCCCTATATTCTCGAAATTGTTACATATCAATCTGAAAACAATAACTGGCATCTGAGAATCCATATCGGCTGAACAGTTTtatatattggttttatttttaataaacacttatggaccttgacatttatttgacaaaacaaataacacaatggTAACAGTTGGAAAGAATAGAAAACTGaaaatggttgttttttttccaacttctgcagtcattgtttggttTAAAGTCTTAgaaaaactattataaaataaaagacatGACGATAAGAGAGAGCAAGGCAGAAACCTAAAGAAGTGATAGATTACACTGTTTTTACAAGGGAGGGTATAGAATGCTTAGTTAAGTCAATAATGCATTATAAAACACACAGGTACCGTGAATGATTTATACATGCACAATGTATCAACAGTAACCATTGGTAACCATGAACTTATCTATGCATGCACAATGTATCAACAGTAACCATTGGTTACCATGAAATTATCTATGCATGCACAATGTATCAACAGTAACCATTGGTAACCATGAAATTATCTATGCATGCTCAAAGTATCAACAGTAACCATTGGTTACCATGAAATTATCTATGCATGCACAATGTATATCAGCAGTAACCAATGGTTACTATGAAATTATCTATGCATGCACAATGTATATCAACAGTAACCATTGATAGCAATGAAATTATCTATGCATGCACAATGTACATCAACAGTAACCATTGTTAACCATGAAATCATCTATGCATGCACAATGTTCATCAACAGTAAACATGAAATGATCCATACAATGTATAAATCACAATGAATATCACAGACAACAATAATATAGTAAGTTTAACATCCACTGatgtaaatacaaacacaaaacatttgaataacaGTTCACATCATCACTTTAATGTGAAACTCAATAATAGTATGTATCAATAGCAGTTTATTGAATTCTTGCAATAGGGTGATGTATTTTACCATCAGTAATCACTATAATAACCCACAGAAAAGTACCCAAAATAGCAAGTAACTGAACATTGCCATCTTTAATTCTATGTTTACATTGGTTACTGGATTATTGATATGCACTGTAACTGTAAGATGATTCTATTTGTTGGTTCTCGTTTTCTACTTGCGGACATAATCCAATACAGATGATGACACATGGTTCGTAATTGAATAAGAAGCATGAAAACTTTTACCACAGTAATAGTATATCTCCAGCAACTATGCGACTGTTTGGATTTATCGTTCATTTATCCCAAGCCTAGTATCTTCTGAAAACACCTAACATTGGAACCCTCTGGCTCATGTTAAATGGAGACAAATTTGAAGTCACTAAATATTGACAACAGTATGGCCAGCTACAGTGCTACTGTTggatttatttataattctCTCCATAACTTCCTCTAGCCTTGTAGCCGCTGAGAGGTCACCTGTCACACGTAGCCGCCCGCTCATGTATGCGGAGAGGGGCTTCAGGTTCCCGGAGAACATTCTCTGCATATCCTGCGTGGTGAGCTCCAAGGTAACATCTGGGTTTCCTCTCGGGTCTGGGCCCTGCCCTACCGACCCTGTACCTGTCAACAGTTGGACAATGTATACCAAATACCAGTAACTTAAATTGTTATACTGCACATGGTATTCATTATTTCTTGCTATAAATGtccttttaaaatgtattatttggtGTTTATTATCAAAAACGAATCTAATACAATTCTTCagataaagaaaaagaaacacacacaTACTCCGCTTTAAATATAAGAACAAGTGCTAAAGAAGCTCATGTTCACTTTGCTATGTAAAACTGTTCAGCATTGTAGTCCATTCCAGTATGTATAAACATATGAACAAGTGAATCTTACCATGACTGAGATCCAGGTAGAATGTGCCGCCGCTGGGTCCGGACAGCTTAAACTGGTATGTGGCTCCGACAGCCCTCACCAAACTCTCCCCGAGTACCCCACGGACAAGATCCACAAGACTACCGGGTGTAACCTTTACCTCCACGGCAACATCCTCACACCCAACCGCCCCGTCTGCATCACCCATGGCAACTGTTTCCATGTTGACCTCTTGTTTCTTGGTAGTCATGGACGGGGCCATATCTGAATTGGAAGGCGGTTGTGAACTAGTTAGCTAGGCCCATAACTATGgctataataattttatatgataaaatattattatcctAGTACTTCATGTAAGTGTTTAATCTTATGTTGGTGAAGTACTTggataataataatttaccatATAACTATGAAACAAGAGCATTGCAAGGGAATGCCAtggcttgttgttgtttttttcagtcaagcaaggggcataactccaaAGTTATTAAAGCCATAGTTCTGGACCCAACAACACAAGTGTGCATTGGTATCaggtgtaccaagtttgatgtgAATATCTAGAAGAATATTATCAAGGCCAAGGTTAAATATTTTGCACGCCAACATGAACAAGGCCAAGGGTATTACAATAActcaatttttttattacaataactcaatttttttattgaaaaaacaacacacaagcTTGAAAACTTAACACCAAATCATGACAAAATTGTAAACTAGTAATTGACTCTTTGAAATGATACCTCAAAAAATTACTTCTCACTATGAAAGTTATTGAAAACAAGTGAGAACAATAGCCCTTTTACTAAAATTATCTACCATAGTCTCCATTGTACACAGAAAACACGGTCCACTTCTATACTGCTTAAAAACTGTAGGCTACTTGCTGTGTTTTTGGCTTTTTATATACTTGGGCTGCAGTTGCTGATCATAAACCCCAGTCTTAACAatgacattaaacattattgaaCATAGGTACCTGGAAACAGGGACTGAGTTAATTGCTGGAACACCTGTGAGATCCCTCCCTGGCCCCCAAGCCCTGGAAGTATGCCAGGGTCCTTCGCAGCCTGTAACACCTTGATGGGAGACctaaaagaaataagtttaaataacaaGTTAGGAGAAAAAAGGTATTGTTTcattcaatgtttcattttattaacgtttaaactccatggtacaacataatttagatataacatgtattttttttattcttatggTAAATACCGAATATTAATATTGGCTTAAGGCTTAAGCAGATCACTGAACATCTTTTCAACTACAAGATTACTCACAGTTGTATTCTCTCTAGCACTACGCCCCAGGGAACAGCAGTGTTGTTACAGCTCTCCTGAAATCGGGAAATAATCATAAACTCCACATACAACAATTGTTAGTTTCATTATTGTGTGTCtcatatgttttgaataataaataggATTTTAATTTCCCATAATTGATTGCGGtttctatcataaaataaattctactcaatacaaacaacaacctGAGCATAAGTATAACATACATTTGACATTCTCCATGAGGGTGATAGATACTTTTGAATTGCTCTATGAGAGCTATCATTGCCTTCACACCCTTCCCCTAGGACTAACATTACCTCTTGAGATGCTCCATGAGAACCACCATTACTGTGACTCACTCCATGAGGTCTATCATTACCTTGACTTTCTCCATGACGCCTACTGTTTCCTTGATTTGCTCCTTGACAACTATCACTACCATGACTCACTCCATAATGACTACCATAATCTTGACTTGCTCAATTACAACCACAACTTCCGTGACACATTCAATGAACACTTTAATTACCATGAGTCTCTCAATAACCACAACCATTACCTTGACTTGCTCCATGACAACTACCAATACATTGACTCACTCCATAAACACTACCATCACCTTGACTCACTCCTTGAACACTACCAATTTGCCTTGACTCACTCCATGAACACTATCATTACCTTGACTAACTCCATGAACACTATCATTACCAATTTACCTTAACTCACTCCATAAACACTACCATTACCTTGACTCACTCCATGAACACTATCATTACCTTGACTCACTCCATGAACACTATCATTACCTTGACTAACTCCATGAACACTATCATTACCAATTTACCTTAACTCACTCCATAAACACTACCATTACCGTGACTCACTCCATGAACACTACCATTACCTTGAGTCACTCCATGGACACTATCATTACCTTGACTCACTCCATGAACACAATCATTACCAAATAACCTTGACTCACTCCATGCACACTATCATTACCATGACTCACTCCATGAACACTATCATTACCTTGACTCACTCCATGAACCCTCTCATTACCTTGACTCACTCCATGAACACTATCATTACCAATTTACCTTAACTCACTCCATGAACACTACCATTACCTTGACTCACTCCATGAACACTATCATTACCTTGACTCACTCCATGAACCCTATCATTTCCTTGACTAACTCCATGAACACTATCATTACCAATTTACCTTAACACACTCCATGAATACTACCATTACCGTGACTCACTCCATGAACACTATCATTACCTTGACTCACTCCATATAGCCTATCATTACCTTGACTCACTCCATGAACACTATCATTTCATTGACTCACTCCATGAACACTACCATTACCTTGAC
The DNA window shown above is from Mya arenaria isolate MELC-2E11 chromosome 6, ASM2691426v1 and carries:
- the LOC128239467 gene encoding stomatin-like protein 1 isoform X1, with translation MAAKYTRLSTEDPDRGQRVTFDFSSYNAFGTGEIADKNYKSIFSYGLDDKRMAQNGLSVSVVSVKEPLLSRVCRYLITVLCVLFCIATFPISAIFVIKTVSECERLVVFRLGRLQKVKGPGVNFVLPCIDRVKKVDMRIKAFNVPPIQLITTDAGIIELGADVYFRITDAIKSVTNVQDMNTSLRGLVRNSVMNSLTKHDLQDIENKQIVLMEQVKESCNNTAVPWGVVLERIQLSPIKVLQAAKDPGILPGLGGQGGISQVFQQLTQSLFPDMAPSMTTKKQEVNMETVAMGDADGAVGCEDVAVEVKVTPGSLVDLVRGVLGESLVRAVGATYQFKLSGPSGGTFYLDLSHGTGSVGQGPDPRGNPDVTLELTTQDMQRMFSGNLKPLSAYMSGRLRVTGDLSAATRLEEVMERIINKSNSSTVAGHTVVNI
- the LOC128239464 gene encoding uncharacterized protein LOC128239464; this translates as MDQWSLKNILKFQTLSADMDSQRYLSQNVSKVLEDIGVSKYIVEKRRRTWLMLETNASLSAKLSGSDITVYHFGSQSEGTTTPGMMSDVDMLSMYNNEVVLQEFSDFQPGKKCLLMVKTDSSPPQHCYLQRLKLDLPQPLTKRLWPDDVIDDKGRVLISNTWFDKILGEEGKVLSHGPSRSWMEEVDIVVAFSCEKLPEECKFMFHRPRPGHWPKLETLGRARKQPACLVPQGHPETPWFLPEWRFSTSLIERLLVFDFTTTQIKVYTLLKMIRKTFIKPHLGEKFSTFHIKTAMMFTIESYPEDIWREDNIVQCAIYCLTTIQRWLKIGHCPHFTIADVNLFVGKLHENDRVFVYDFISRIISDCLQCIFFITMDDFGSKLLKQIAPLRCVSRVDALSERIETYTSIRKDLYIKILKGLCRLRIQILEQMDTHNSLCEKVLLLLETEFSGIGSKGTEAERTISKMLFPMMFGHIASAKASLCIERGCEVGTDISSLYEKSFKFDLLSNRLKYAFMLYCSGQYQAAAKELSFCEHLFGYHVWNFCSCSKHGSDPDMDDEGFNWALHHNEQYSLQICVALCVKFSRFETFCIPKHLGYEMYRTHTLADFQERHFKNDAWMSYAVVDAVPLMFYLQFLTYRQLNMSEKKVTALEKLDSYAFYPRGSPGHIDTICNMLGHCYELENNLEEASTFYKDSLYVRPRNNAAIWHIIRLIRNALYKQ
- the LOC128239467 gene encoding stomatin-like protein 1 isoform X2; this translates as MAAKYTRLSTEDPDRGQRVTFDFSSYNAFGTGEIADKNYKSIFSYGLDDKRMAQNGLSVSVVKEPLLSRVCRYLITVLCVLFCIATFPISAIFVIKTVSECERLVVFRLGRLQKVKGPGVNFVLPCIDRVKKVDMRIKAFNVPPIQLITTDAGIIELGADVYFRITDAIKSVTNVQDMNTSLRGLVRNSVMNSLTKHDLQDIENKQIVLMEQVKESCNNTAVPWGVVLERIQLSPIKVLQAAKDPGILPGLGGQGGISQVFQQLTQSLFPDMAPSMTTKKQEVNMETVAMGDADGAVGCEDVAVEVKVTPGSLVDLVRGVLGESLVRAVGATYQFKLSGPSGGTFYLDLSHGTGSVGQGPDPRGNPDVTLELTTQDMQRMFSGNLKPLSAYMSGRLRVTGDLSAATRLEEVMERIINKSNSSTVAGHTVVNI